The genomic DNA AATACTAATGACCACTCGAAACAAGAAAGAAAGTCTTTTCCTAACTAATAATTATGAGGGGTTATGTTTGGTGGTTCTTGCTAAAATGCTTGTTGAATTACAAGCATTTCCAGTTTCGGACGTACAGACGCAAGCACGGATGGACGTACACGGACAACACCATACCTATATCCCTCCACTATTTGCGGGGATAAAAATAGATGACTAAATCAACCATACAATAACTATTATACCTGGTACttcaatacagtaaaatattAAGTTTTCACCTACCGCTGCAATTTCTTTTGGATGCTGAAATAGACAAGCATTTACTAATTAGTTTAAGATTGATAAAAATGCAGACATTACTCCTTGGTATAAATTCTGATCTTAAATTGAAGTATCTTATAACTATCTTTAACAATGATTACtgtacaatatattagtaaacaataatttattctTTTGATGATTAATATAAAGTACATAAAGAGGCATGCTccttgataaaatttaccttgatgatcaatataaaaggaaaacaaattcaaatgaaactctgtatttcaaagtccaaaggaTAGAGCGTTTTAGTTCAAGATAACAAACATCaacttaaataatatttttacaatgaTACGTTTTAGGTACAAGACTTGAAATTGTCTCTGTAATAGCCGGAAACTTTTAGATAAGCGATTTCGAGATACTGAGTTTCACCCGTAGCGGTATACATGTAGTGTCGTCTGCAACAGTTTACTTACCTTCACATGGTAGATGATAGCAGTAAAGAGTATAATTCCTCCAACAAAGCACAGATTGATCAGCATCCATTTATCGAGCCATACTAAAGCCGAAGCTGGTTGGATTTTATTATATATCCCTGCCCAGTGCATTATTATGGTAGTCATAGAGGCTCCAGACAAGGTCACCCTTGGTGTGAAGTTatcaccaaaagaaaatgaagtcATAGCAATCGAAACCAGCACGACAGGTGTAGAAATAAACTGACTAAACGAATGGGAAGTTCGTTTAATCTGAATCCCCGTATTTAAGATTGAAAAGTTTCCAACTGAAAAAGACAATCTTGACAATATTTTCAAGACAAATATAAATGGTCTTAGACATTCCTCACGTTTAGCAAATATTAAGCAGTAAACTGTTATATCATTCTTTAATGTTGTATTTGTGTCGCTGTTATACGTACCGTTCATGTTTGGAATTATAGAGATAAATTCAATTGCCTTCAATTTAGTTTAGGCTTTATCATCGGTCAAATACATAgtcaaagaaattttaaaacgTGAGGtcagatttctcggaagcacagaacactcCAAACACAACTTGAGCGTCGTGCATCGCAAAGTACACCCTCATCAAAAGGAAACTGTAGTTGAAAGAAATGGCAGACGCTTGAAATAAATCcaaaaacaattacattttaattatatgccaAATAGAAAAATGGATCGGGGGAAGATAAAGGGAGGGGGTGTTGGGGGAAGTGAGCGAAAACAagtatgaatattcaaaagggaaagcccTGCTCCATTAAGGCTGTCTCCCTACAACGTCAACTAAGCAACGCAAAATAAGAGGTTTatgttatgtataaaaatatttacttatttcgtACTCAAAACACAGTGCCTTTTtccaaaaaagtaaaattataataCACCTTCGACAAACAATACAAACACAAACATATTATGACAGAAAACGTTAGAACATGTGCCTACtttatgaatttcaaaacttCTTTGACAGTGAAAGATTATCAGAAATAGAAAGACCTCAGTTATGTTACCTGGCTCGTCACATTGCGAACCAAACGAACTGTTTCTCCACTTTGGATAGTCCTTAATTTCGTCACCATTTACTATCACTGGGTTGTCTTCTTTCCAGTGAAGTTGAACATCATCTTCTGTATATGcatcttttcatataaaatgtatgataattataaaacaatgcaaaatgttttctaaataaaaacagAAGTTATTCAAAATCCAAATACAAAAATGAAGCTGTAAAAAGTTACAGTACTACATTTATTGATTTAACGTTCGATTCACCATATCCTTAACAATGCAAATTTTCATATACAGGTTATAGTCGTTTTAGGAGAAAAACTCTATGAGACTTGTCTTGAGTTCTAATCCTGTCAATCAACTATACTTTTAAAGTTAGgatgttattataattatgtctatTGGTAGGAATTAATATGTTTAAAACAATCTTTTACGAAAATGGTGGAACTTAACGATTTGTTAACATAGTATTTCATTCTCTAAGCATTCTCATTAATTAGACGTATACATAGTATATGTCGAACGTAGGAATTTGAATATCCGAGTCTATAACATGTTACTGATATTGTAAACGGCAGAATCACGTTGTGAAttgaacaaacattttaaaatcaaggCAATTTTACCTCTCTAAGATAATATATATGTTAGTAATTAGTTTTTCGACACTGGTGTTCAGTGATTAATACTTAAAGTTGATGAAATGATCAACACAAACTATTTATCTATTTACTATATACGTCATACACATTTGGAAAAAGACCAGATAAAAAGAGTTATTACTAACGACGTATGGACGCTTGTGCAAAGGTATCAAACTTTATTGCCCGCCCgcttgcttagctcaatagggagagcgcagatctacggatctcggggtcatGTGTTCGAgacctgggcggggcgtatgttctcagtgacaatttgataaaagacattgtgtctgaaattattcgtcttCGACTtgtgtttcatgtggggaagttggcacttacttgagaagaacaggtttgtactggtacagaatccaggaacactggttaagttaactgcctgccgttatataactgaaatactgttacggcgttaaacccaaatcaaacaaacaaacaaaatttatcattCAATTACATGTTTCAGCgtattgaaaaatatacatacaacttTGAAGCGTCATCTGACAATGCTGTACATCATATGGGTACAGTGTGAGATCCATTCTACATATCAAAATCGtggatattctgaaaaaaaaaaccgaacCTTAAGTTTATATGAGAATGAAAGAAACTAAGCTTTGTTTTCATCAAAATAGTATATATTTTGGTAGAAACGGAGTTAcggagttttttttatttctatacttGACACTTATTATTTTAAATGTCTCTTAGCTTAAGGCTTGATTATGTAAAATTTGTACGTGGTTTTACAAATATTAACTTTATCATTGACTGTCTGCGATAAGAGTTACACAACCTTTTATTTCATCCACACCTATATTACGTGACTGCAAACAAATGTGATACAATTTATTCTATCAACATTCCATGGCTGCTTCTTGGACTGTTGACCAGTATTCGGGCTTTTGAACAATATGGTCGATCACGCAAAAAACGAGACTAGACAATAGACGAGAACCTTAATTTAATCCTCTATCCTAAGCATGTTTCGtgcaaaatattacattaaatactgtaacattacatttaaaagcaTTAGTGTAGggagaaatgtctttaaaatattcaacaaatacCTATGGCGAATGTTATCTTTAACTTTGCTTGTCATATTATAGAAGAATTCATAATTTTACAAACCTGCCGCTAAATCTAATGTTTCCATTTCTTCCAATGTAAATTAATTCATTCTTGCCAATGAATCCAGGAAAAATTGTTTTGTGAtcctgataaaaataaatatcaggTATCCAGATCTTGTTTATGTATGAGCCACTGACTTTGAGGACGTCATATCTTGCAATTTCTGAGTAATTTAAACGGTGATCTGTCCAGTTCATTCTGATATACATTAGGCAGGAAAATTCCTGTAAAGTAAAGTGTCTAAGCTATTTTCTTAGAATAAGAGTTATGGGTTTAAAGGTTGTATGCTAAGCTGTAAACAAAATGGCGGAGTGTTcaacagaaacaaacataatCTCGCGGAGATGTACCCTTTAGTGTGATGTTAATTTGTGTTTTATGAAGTAAGCTGTGGTGGTTCAAGTCGTTAAAGAGACACTGTTTCTTTACCATTTTAGCCTGAAACTATAAAGACAATTAGTCTTCTGCATGTTTCCGGTTTTAGTAAAACGTTTACAGAACAATATTTCGATTCTTTACGTAACTTCACTTTTTCTTTGTATGCTTAGCAACAATTAAAATAGAAATTTGGGAAGACTTTTGTTATATTATGATAACAGAATTCTATCTAAACCGGTGCAAGGGGGCATGAGGGaagatgcacatttcattacctttcataaaCAAAATCGGTCAGTCacatcgagtctgctattacgtTGGTTAGCAGTACTCTGCACCCCCAAAGGATCTTCACTGATTATATAAAAGTCTTATCTTGTAGACATGTCAACAATGCTTACGTATCTTATTCACTTGCCAATACTGTTTTGCTATTTTTCGCTTTTAGACCTTTTGTGATTTACAAACATTCAAACGACACTATGTTTGTCAAAGCTGAAACGTTTTACAAACTAAACATTCCCGTAGTTTGACAAACTTTTATTTGACAAACTTTTATCTGAGATATAAGTTTAAATTCCATATGTCAAAGAACGTATGTTTTTATATACACCAAAACTTGACAATACTTCGAACTGTTCTAAAAGCACTTACCATATTCTGCTCATTTTCGGAAATTATGTCATAAATAGCAATTTGAACGTGCACATCTGTTGCTCTACCTGAGGAGTAATATGAAAAGTATgtacaaatatcattttaatatggATTAGAGACAAAGCTTTTTATCTCAAGAAGAAATACAAGTAAGTTATACGTGTAACGTATATAAATAGAATagacaaaagaataaaaattattcacttatattttgcaagtaaaaaaACTGCTTAGGCTGTGAACgccaaaacgttttttttttttcattttacaataacTGTTTATTTGGTGAGGTTTGGATATTTTCATTCTTACACATAGTTCCTAGCCAGAACACTGTGCTACTGACTAGCTCAAAATGGCGGATTACATTTCTACTAATGATATATAACCAAGAATACCTCTTGCAAATTTCTCTTTCTAGGTTACACACCTGTGAGAGAACTACACTTTAATTTATATTCTCTAACCAGATTCTTTCAAAGCAGATCTATACTGGCCTTGCCTTACGAACGATTTCATGCATTTAACGATCGTGTTAATATATcggtttattatatacctatataaattctgtaaaaaatcggcttgtatttcacaatgaaatatgaacagacagacaaaaatcccgtattgtacctttaaaattccgtattgtaccttccgtattgtatgctgccggactattttcattaatatgcataatCCGAcgcatttctataaatagcgcacataaaaacttctctaagtttcatttaatatcgataaaaattgaagatttcgttcaagaacaaaacaagaatcaaaatggtaaaggtatataataaaagggtcattataacagtagctagatctgggactttgtattcggctctcgtggattttgcaaggtcggatcacactcggcgcttgcgcgcctcgtgagatccgatctggcaaaatccactcgagccgaatactgcatcccagatcaagctactgttataataaccctattttattaaATGGAAATATCAAAATCAGAATCTGTTACATCtatgaatttaatttcattataaatattgttattttcaaaAGAGTTCATACATATTTACCATAGGGAGATTAAAAtgtccaaaacaaaacaaacaaaataatatacctatttgttttcaaatgatgTGTATCTTGATGACAAAACACAATATTGCAGACATCTGTACCAATTTGACAGTTTATGTGTATAACACGTTTATTAAGTTGTGTTGCTTGATTTATTATATGTCAGatgataatacaaaatgataaaagttaTATTAAAGTAATAATGAGTTATCTAAAATGAAGGAATTACAGCTTGGCGAATTTCTGGCACGATTTTTGTTTCGGTTTCATTAAGGGGTTCAGAGATAAGGGCCAAATAAATGTGAAAAGGGAAGAGATTtggggttatggagcctgcacaTCACAGAATGCTTCATAAAACGATATTGAGAAAGAGATTTAAAAGTGAATCTTAAAAAGCTAGCTGGCTTTATTCTGGTTATCATTAAAGTTGTTTCAACGGAAATCAAATTAAGCtaaatttccgatcaatatccgATGTCCCATTAATCACTCTAACGTTTATATGCATATAAAAGTGTTTGTTTCACAGATAAAAATCTTTGTCGCTTCAACATCTTTTATAAATATCACATGAATATTAATTGTTATTACATATATTGTAAATCAATTGatatcatttatcattttactTCAAAATCTATTATGAGTAACACattaatataatacatataatttataactACTAATATTACTACTACTACCATTATTGATAATGATGACTAACAACAGTGGTGTTATTTGtgcatttttgtacttaaatCAATGGTTGGTAGCACAATACAAGATGCAACATCAGTTTATCACTTACCAGAAAAGTAGTCTGGGGGTATGCTTGCGTCATAACTCGTTTTATTGAGTAAATAGTGCAACAGTTCATATCTGAAAAGTAAAGCAGGAAAGACGTCTACAATTTTGTGTCAACAtatatttggtatcattttataTAATGCAAGTAAACGTTGGTAATTTCTAACTGTTTAGTATCAAGATTTATTCCatcatattatataatattatacaaagGATAGAAAGAGGATAGAAGCTTTTTTCAAGGTTATTTGAATCAATTATAACACTAAAATTATAAGAACATGATCGTTTAATTACTCTCAAATTGGTCTCATGAagaacttaacctttagcctgctggaaggaagtgattctgcctttgcgaccagtgcagacctagatcatcgtgcacatccgtgcagtttgatcatggtctgcactgttcgctattcagtcagtaaattttcagtaaacaccccttcgaataacaaatggtattgcctaaaGTGAATGAAGGACTCGTCCATTATAAatttttagcagggtaagggttaataaagtATACTTACTTGGACATGTCTTTATATCCTGAATCGGTTGCAATATTTTTGCCATTGGTTAAATAAATAACgaatataaaaatgaagaaaactaaaGCAGAAAATCTGACTGTCATCGTCATATATCTACAATATGAAATCAACTAATATTAATATATCAATAATGACCACTTATACAGCAGTCATCTGATTTTAAGTAATTTGTAAATATAGATGTTATTATGAATCAGCGTAAAATGACAATCAATCAAATAATTAGGGTCAAATAGTTTTACTTGTGATCGTATTATTAAAATATTCTAAGAAGATCCTTTGACAGCTAATAACGCAACCGCAGTAAATAATTATAGTAGACTCGGTTTCAATGATTCTCTTCGGGAAAGATAGTGTTGTGTAACACCATTCACAGTCTAAAGAGGAATTTTTATATGCACATACTTTGAACTGACTGGATTTGTATTGAGGCCAATTCATTAAactatgttatttatttatttatttatttatttatttatttatttatttgggttttacggtgcactaacacagtataggttatatggcgccaaacaggactacaagttttgattccacatctcatttacatcgaaataaaaacatgaggtatggaatcaaaatttgcatacctgctggaatcacagagttactgcaaaaccaagtgttaagaccctattagtcaacTTTTACGATCATGCTAGGGTAAGGCAGGGGTTCTAAGATATAAGTTATTAAACAATTAAGAATGACAAAACACCTGCAGTCTAAAATACAGTTGCAGATTAAAGTCTATACTGGTTTTACTGTCTGTTAAACATAATAACAAGGATATACTGAATTGCGTGACTGAAGTTACTTTGATTTATTGTTGCCAAATGGCGGATATTACTGGGAAAAGTAACAGCTCAACATTGTCATTAGGTAAGATTCCGCCAGTCTGAACAACGTTGATTTTTTATATTAGGATTGATGTTAGGTTtcatttgatttatgtataaataacATTTGCAAGACGTTAAAGGTCTTCTTACAGTTAACATTGAAAAATGGCCTTCGTACAAATTATTAATATATAATGGCAAGAAGAATCATCCTTATATCAATGGATCCAAGTACTTAAAACTTGAACAAATGTTGCTGGTCGAGTTAGtgtgaacaaagtttgactgtatgttaaaaACAAACACCTGTAAGATATTTATACCAGTGGCACCAGCCATGCATTTTATAGATCAGTGAACCTTGGCTGAATGGTCTCTTTCGCTCCAGTGCCCTGCATCAAGTCAGGTTGAAATTCTTATGTTTTGGATTATGTTTTTGAGTTGGACTTCAAAAGCCCATACTTTAACGATTCAGGAACCCGGCTTATTGAGTATAATTCTCATAAAGGACTTGTAGATTTTAGGTTTATTAAAAAtcttagtttagtttagtttattgaATAAGCTGGGCCTCATAGAGGCATCAGTCACATAAAACAATAATACAGTACAGACAAAAAAACATGAGAAATGATATGTTGACATATCCATAAAATCCACAGaataaaaattaatcaaatgaTATTTGTCATAGTCAAGAATGTAATAAGACTACATACCATACATACAGTGTAATCCAActaattaaagttttaacaatgtatttttatctGTGCTATTCATTAACATAGAAAATTTAATAGAATTAGGACGTATAGCATGTTCTCTAGCAATATACTTTCTTCTATCATCACTAAAGAATTGACAgttaaataaacaatgaaattcGTCACCAAATGAGTTTGAAGTACACAAGTTACATACCCTTAGTTCTCTTGGTATATTATAAAATCTACCTGTTTCAACTGGTAATTTGTGATTCATACATCTAAAACGAAATAGTATTTTTGCCAAATGTGTAGGTAATATTATATATCTAACACATAATAATGTTTACacttttattctaacacgacccacTTCATTTTCCCACTAAACAACAAAGGttgaaaatgttaacaatttttGCACTGTACTgcatctttaaacaacttttaccgtctCGTTTagtgtgtgtgtttcttttttctaattttgtgAATGTTATTTCCTCAAGTTCGAACATAGACcgaatttcaaagtgataaccactgcgcaaaacgatcgcaggaAATTCATTATACCAGacattttgatgaaagaaacctAAAACTAtcgcgtaacaattataaaatacaaaataaaactgtcggtAACAGTTTTTCTGGGGAACCTGAAGTAAAATGAATCAATTGGACAGAAATCAAGCTCCAGCACTAAAAAATATGGTCTTATTCTCTACATTCAATAACCATAGCACAGAAGTAAAACaaacctacatttcttccacaatatataaactaaataatagatgcaaaataaataacttttaccAAATGTAACTCAGTAGTTTCAAAGACGTCTAAACCTTCACCTTTCACTATCAGAtgttaaattcactttaaacagcaagaaatggctaatcaaatgaaacaaatgtccgttttgtacaacaaatcaataataagtcttgaaaaaacagtttatcttacgagataaaagaaatataatgaaaacaaccGTTTGGTCATATGGGGCTTGAAGCTACTTCCTCATGAAAAATTAGTTGATTTAAATGTAGGTTTATGGAAGGAATTGAAAACTCTTTAAACATGGATTTACACTATTACCTGTCCGTCATATTCCTAACCATCGCATTAgtgaaggaacaggactagacaataatcattaattATTTAATAATCCGGTTGGTAGCGGGGTTCGAATCTCAAATTTctctcataccgacaagaaactCGCCCCTTTAGtacttcagttttttttatttctttctggtGTGTGAACAAGAAACGCTATTTACAAGGGAAGTTATCACGTCCAATACGAAAAAGATGGGTTTTTACTCTAGTGTAGTACAATAAAAATACGGAGTACTAGAACTCCAGGTTTCGGATAATGCTATATATACTTAAAAAGAGTTTGAATACATTTTACAGGTTTCTCTTCTATTTACGTGATTGAAAGGCAATAGCCCTGTTGCCGGTAATATGGCGCACCTAAGAATTAACTTAACTCTATTACACAAAATACGCAAACAGTACTTAAAATACGTCTCTTACAACAAAGAACATCCTTTATTTCATATGTCTGCACGTTTGCAAAGACAAATATGTTCAAACTTACTTGTAAAAACGTCTGGGAACACACCACCCTCCGATCTGCATCtatgtttactttgccggtaatATGGCGCATATGACATCTCTGTGTGTGAAGTAATCAGCTGATTCTGCTATTGACGCGTGAACCGGAATTTTAAGTTTCCACATGTAATAGTGGGACCCCGTTATGCAGTGATGAGTCAATTGAATTAACATTTACACATATCGAATATTGTAAAAATTACATCTAACTTTTGGAATGGAAAACAGTTAGAATTGTAATTACTCCCACACTATATGTCAAGGCCTATTGCTTTTATAGGCGGTTCAAAAACAACCGATGCGAGTATCGATAGAAGTTTGACATGTATGACGTAAAAACATTTCGTCATTTGTTGTGTACATACATAAAAATGGCCGATACCGGAGAAAGGTTCTGGATTTCTGCAGTTTAAATGACCGATAGTGCTGCAAATACTTACCAAGGAATATTGTTTTAGGGTTAATATCTTTTCCAAAATTGTTATACGCGTTGTGCAAggttagttgtttttttttcatgacttCTCGTCTGCGCAGTTAGACTTGTTTACATAGCTGAACGTGTTTTTGTTCAGCAGGTGCGTTGAAAACGACAACGTCCCGCgtattttacacgtatttttaACGGCGACGTCATTTGCGCCATATGACCGGCTGCGCCATATTACCGGCTTTCACGATATATTTTCTGGCTAATTTGATATAAGAATGAAGCAACATAAACATTCCAGTTTTCAAATATACGTTTCACCATGCAATTTTAACATTTCACAAACAAGCAACCGATGGTCCGATATGATATTCTGCTGTCTTGGACGATCATTTGTGATGAAAACGTTACATGTGTCGGATTCGTTTTTGATCCCTCTTTTAACTTGTAGATGAACTGAAAATGTCAGTAACGAGCCTTTTTATCAACTTCAGAAATGCACTGATACATTTTATTATGCTTTTTCAATCTGTTATGTTTAATTCTGCATATACGTTAAGCACCTTAGTTGCGAAAGCATGTAATTTCCATTTGTGTAAATGATGTTTATCCGTGAATATGTTTCAGCCAATATTTAGGCATTTGTAGTAACATCATTACCAGTACAATctataaagttttgttttaagaaGATCGACATTTTTCAACATTATGCATTTGCATTTATGTTTTATCTCCTTTTACCCAAATTACACAAATAAATCCGGACACACAGCAGATATAGAATGCGGCAAAACTGAAGAAAGCAATAACATCCGATGAGACCGTGTGTTTGAGTTTTCGTGGATAGTGCTCAAAACATTTCTTCCAGAATATGTCCTTTTCTTTCCTCTAAATgaataaagaaatttattaataGCTTCCTAAAGGCATACATGCAGCTCAATGGGCGTTTTTGTATCTACTTATAAAACGTTCTGTGCTACAAGTAAGTATTTTTTGGTCTTGTGCACACCAGGTAACCGAATAAGTTATATTTCCGCTTAAATAAATTAGATGTACCACCTGCACTGTTAAAAGGAAACGATGTTGTATAGTAAGAAGTACATTTGTTGAAATCTATAAAAACAAACTGGATTCTGTTTTATTAGATTGTACAAAGAATCAAACGCGTAAACGTAGAACTTATCCATAAAATTCTTTTTGTCATTTAGATTATACTCAACAGGAAACTGCGGTATGCTATTTTGTCACAGTTTAGGATGTTTTAGCAAATGTTAAACCTCATGTAACGGTgctaattttcattaaataaataattaaataaataaaatctttatcTTGTCCTGTGTCAAAAGTTTAAACAAGCTACGCTAGTCTATAATTTCAA from Mercenaria mercenaria strain notata chromosome 11, MADL_Memer_1, whole genome shotgun sequence includes the following:
- the LOC123532789 gene encoding glycine receptor subunit alpha-4-like isoform X1 — translated: MTMTVRFSALVFFIFIFVIYLTNGKNIATDSGYKDMSKYELLHYLLNKTSYDASIPPDYFSGRATDVHVQIAIYDIISENEQNMEFSCLMYIRMNWTDHRLNYSEIARYDVLKVSGSYINKIWIPDIYFYQDHKTIFPGFIGKNELIYIGRNGNIRFSGRISTILICRMDLTLYPYDVQHCQMTLQSYAYTEDDVQLHWKEDNPVIVNGDEIKDYPKWRNSSFGSQCDEPVGNFSILNTGIQIKRTSHSFSQFISTPVVLVSIAMTSFSFGDNFTPRVTLSGASMTTIIMHWAGIYNKIQPASALVWLDKWMLINLCFVGGIILFTAIIYHVKHPKEIAAFKHLMEESITVQLERCRKRWPEWNEVKTWKLDKKNKQITSTVDKETTLDDSLAIRTEKDLRWTVDRRFYAVKNDELREKYYREFVESMEKDRSRLNLKLFNICRHYSRRFILDVLVFVVFVLSYVCFAAIYVNLWQNKHFNSTDD
- the LOC123532789 gene encoding glycine receptor subunit alpha-1-like isoform X2 is translated as MTMTVRFSALVFFIFIFVIYLTNGKNIATDSGYKDMSKYELLHYLLNKTSYDASIPPDYFSGRATDVHVQIAIYDIISENEQNMDHKTIFPGFIGKNELIYIGRNGNIRFSGRISTILICRMDLTLYPYDVQHCQMTLQSYAYTEDDVQLHWKEDNPVIVNGDEIKDYPKWRNSSFGSQCDEPVGNFSILNTGIQIKRTSHSFSQFISTPVVLVSIAMTSFSFGDNFTPRVTLSGASMTTIIMHWAGIYNKIQPASALVWLDKWMLINLCFVGGIILFTAIIYHVKHPKEIAAFKHLMEESITVQLERCRKRWPEWNEVKTWKLDKKNKQITSTVDKETTLDDSLAIRTEKDLRWTVDRRFYAVKNDELREKYYREFVESMEKDRSRLNLKLFNICRHYSRRFILDVLVFVVFVLSYVCFAAIYVNLWQNKHFNSTDD